In Pseudomonas poae, a single genomic region encodes these proteins:
- a CDS encoding DUF1652 domain-containing protein encodes MISLLELRHIIETAFLPTQCVCTIDADNRLMIQLINPVTQVEELTVAGIDPVDLSSSRAIAKFVVEIKEEARLRRDASVRSYRRA; translated from the coding sequence ATGATTTCTCTCCTCGAGTTACGTCATATCATCGAGACAGCATTTCTGCCCACGCAGTGTGTCTGCACAATCGACGCGGACAACCGGCTTATGATCCAGCTGATCAACCCAGTTACCCAAGTGGAGGAACTGACGGTTGCAGGAATCGATCCTGTTGACCTGTCCTCCAGTCGCGCGATAGCGAAGTTTGTAGTTGAGATCAAGGAAGAGGCAAGACTGCGGCGCGACGCGTCTGTGCGATCTTATCGACGCGCTTAG
- a CDS encoding CBS domain-containing protein: protein MKISEVMTTGVRTVKSTDTIKYAARLMESIDSGAILIEDQDRLIGMVTDRDIALRGVAKDLASDTPVSEIMSGDIRYCFEDEEVDHVAQNMADIQLRRLPVLSREKRLVGVVSLGNIASARSQNASATVLEGVAQPR, encoded by the coding sequence ATGAAAATTTCAGAGGTAATGACAACAGGCGTACGAACAGTTAAATCTACCGATACAATCAAATACGCAGCACGACTGATGGAGAGTATCGATAGCGGCGCCATTTTGATCGAAGATCAAGATCGCCTAATCGGCATGGTTACTGACCGAGACATCGCCCTTAGAGGCGTCGCCAAGGACCTGGCTTCGGACACTCCTGTCAGTGAAATAATGAGCGGAGACATCCGGTATTGCTTCGAGGATGAAGAAGTTGACCATGTAGCTCAAAATATGGCCGATATTCAACTTCGTCGCTTACCTGTGCTCAGTCGTGAGAAGCGACTAGTGGGCGTGGTTTCGCTAGGTAATATTGCCAGCGCCAGATCTCAAAACGCATCCGCTACAGTTCTTGAAGGGGTGGCACAACCCCGATAA
- a CDS encoding Gfo/Idh/MocA family oxidoreductase, which yields MPDLNGKIRYAVVGGGSISQGAFMPGVGQTENSILTALVTGDPIKADKLAKRYALKSYSYTQYGELLASGEIDAVYVATPNFMHREFVVPALQAGIHVLLEKPMASNEDDCKAMQAAAHRSNAKFMIAYRLHFEPGTLEMIERVHAGDFGQPRLFTSTFTQTVKPTNHRMQNGFAAGPVLDMGPYPLNMVRQLLGEEPIEVSAVGTTAPDSTLGTPDTVSVCLRFSGDRMAQFTISYTLPSSERFQLIGTKGEIEASPCFGYGEGVGITYRATVGDQTKEHSHPVLDQFAGETAYFSDCILSDSMPEPGGEEGFRDVRVLLAVERALATGQPQKLDALPAKAVPGANQTRRYALAKVPDYIATESPTE from the coding sequence ATGCCCGATTTGAACGGCAAAATTCGTTACGCAGTGGTCGGGGGCGGATCGATATCCCAAGGCGCCTTTATGCCAGGGGTTGGACAGACCGAGAATTCCATCCTGACAGCCCTGGTAACGGGCGATCCAATCAAGGCAGACAAGCTAGCCAAACGCTACGCCCTGAAAAGCTACAGCTACACGCAATACGGCGAATTGTTGGCGTCCGGTGAGATCGATGCCGTCTATGTCGCAACGCCCAACTTCATGCACCGCGAATTTGTAGTGCCCGCCCTGCAAGCAGGCATACATGTGCTGTTGGAAAAGCCCATGGCCTCCAATGAGGATGATTGCAAGGCAATGCAGGCAGCGGCGCATCGCTCGAATGCAAAGTTCATGATTGCTTACCGCCTGCATTTTGAGCCAGGCACCCTCGAAATGATCGAGCGCGTGCATGCCGGAGACTTCGGGCAACCCCGCCTGTTCACGTCGACATTCACACAGACGGTCAAACCAACCAACCATCGGATGCAGAACGGCTTCGCAGCAGGCCCTGTACTCGATATGGGGCCGTACCCGCTGAATATGGTGCGACAGCTATTGGGTGAGGAGCCCATCGAGGTCAGCGCGGTGGGCACGACCGCACCCGACAGCACACTGGGAACCCCCGATACGGTAAGCGTGTGCCTTAGGTTTTCCGGAGATCGCATGGCACAGTTCACCATCAGCTACACCCTTCCAAGCAGCGAGCGTTTCCAGCTCATTGGCACCAAGGGCGAAATCGAAGCCTCTCCCTGTTTCGGTTACGGCGAGGGTGTGGGTATTACCTACCGCGCTACTGTCGGTGACCAGACTAAAGAGCACTCGCATCCTGTTCTCGATCAGTTTGCAGGCGAGACGGCGTACTTCTCAGATTGCATTTTGAGCGACTCAATGCCAGAACCAGGCGGGGAAGAAGGCTTCAGGGACGTTCGAGTGCTGCTCGCCGTAGAACGAGCGTTGGCGACTGGTCAACCTCAAAAACTGGATGCACTACCCGCAAAGGCGGTGCCAGGCGCAAACCAAACACGCCGGTACGCGCTCGCTAAAGTTCCCGATTACATAGCTACAGAGTCGCCGACCGAATAA
- a CDS encoding LysE family translocator, with protein sequence MTLNQLLLFLPSALIVASSPGANNLLAFANGSREGLRPAILALVGRCLAFVLLVGIVISGLGAVLEASETAFQIIKWAGVLYLVFLGMKMMMGGERSESKEPSTVGLAGTYSLGRREFITAMMNPKAILLFTAFVPQFVVADSSVSITNQLLILSAIYISVELMAASGWALAGSIVRSLHATARQLAICNHITGVILLGAAVILATARRT encoded by the coding sequence ATGACCCTGAACCAGCTCCTATTGTTTCTCCCCTCTGCCTTGATCGTTGCCTCGTCGCCTGGGGCGAACAATCTATTGGCATTCGCCAATGGGAGCAGGGAAGGGTTGAGGCCCGCAATCCTCGCCTTGGTAGGTCGGTGTTTAGCGTTCGTGCTCCTCGTCGGAATAGTCATTAGCGGGTTAGGGGCGGTACTCGAAGCATCCGAAACTGCTTTCCAGATCATCAAGTGGGCAGGGGTTCTTTACCTCGTCTTTCTCGGTATGAAAATGATGATGGGTGGCGAAAGATCCGAAAGTAAGGAGCCAAGTACCGTCGGCCTCGCCGGAACCTATAGCTTGGGGCGTCGTGAGTTCATCACGGCGATGATGAACCCGAAGGCCATCCTTCTCTTCACAGCGTTCGTCCCTCAGTTTGTCGTGGCTGATTCAAGTGTCTCGATAACCAACCAACTGCTTATTCTCAGTGCTATCTACATATCCGTTGAACTCATGGCTGCCAGCGGTTGGGCGCTGGCGGGCAGCATTGTCCGATCCCTTCACGCTACGGCCAGGCAGCTCGCGATCTGCAATCACATAACGGGTGTCATCCTGTTGGGAGCGGCGGTGATATTAGCAACCGCCAGACGCACTTAG
- a CDS encoding DUF4102 domain-containing protein: MVLTNTAIRQAKPRAKNYTLPDFDGLALFVTTKGSKSWHFRFSWAGKQARISFGTYPEIGLRDARALRDIARGLVVKGTDPRDQRRLERNARLVVLKASPERCFSIGVADPQSTKEGLPEELAFVVRWESKQC, translated from the coding sequence ATGGTTCTCACCAATACGGCGATCCGGCAGGCCAAACCTCGCGCCAAAAACTACACCCTTCCTGATTTTGACGGCCTCGCGCTTTTCGTGACTACGAAGGGCAGCAAAAGCTGGCACTTCCGCTTCTCTTGGGCGGGAAAGCAGGCTCGTATTTCGTTCGGTACTTATCCTGAAATAGGTCTACGCGATGCCCGCGCTCTGCGTGATATCGCCAGGGGGCTGGTCGTGAAGGGTACCGATCCCCGCGATCAGCGACGCCTTGAGCGCAATGCCAGACTGGTAGTTCTGAAAGCCTCTCCTGAACGTTGTTTTAGCATCGGCGTTGCAGATCCTCAGTCGACGAAGGAGGGACTGCCCGAGGAGTTGGCTTTCGTGGTGCGCTGGGAATCCAAGCAGTGCTGA
- a CDS encoding LysR family transcriptional regulator has product MRRKIPSSRALMAFEVAARHGSFARAAEELSLTEGAISRQIGRLEAFLGVTLFERVGNRVRLLPNGERYAVQVRESLDRLDRDSQYLMGQPNDGASLDIATIPTFAMRWLIPRLSRFQQKHPNITVHLAERMEPIVLAGSGFDAAIHFEHPAWTGMRTYPLLHEVLVPVCHPKLLTGRKRTTALDELPRLHRRQNPEAWQHYSLEMGTPLTNPAIGARYDLHGMLIEAALAGLGVALVPRLYVETELASGSLIAPWPAGKTISKTFCLILPEPIGLSRQPIQAFAQWLLEEAKKGATVGS; this is encoded by the coding sequence ATGCGAAGGAAGATCCCCAGTAGCAGGGCGCTGATGGCATTCGAGGTGGCCGCGCGCCACGGCAGCTTTGCACGCGCGGCAGAGGAACTGTCTCTGACTGAAGGCGCCATCAGTCGCCAGATTGGCCGGTTGGAAGCCTTCCTCGGGGTCACGCTGTTCGAGCGGGTCGGCAATCGTGTCCGTCTCCTGCCCAACGGAGAGCGTTACGCGGTACAGGTTCGCGAATCGCTTGACCGCCTGGATCGGGACAGCCAGTACTTGATGGGGCAACCGAACGATGGCGCAAGCCTGGACATCGCCACCATCCCGACATTCGCGATGCGATGGCTCATTCCTCGCTTGTCACGATTTCAGCAGAAGCATCCGAACATCACGGTGCATTTGGCCGAGCGCATGGAGCCCATCGTCCTGGCCGGAAGCGGATTCGATGCTGCCATCCATTTCGAGCACCCAGCGTGGACGGGAATGAGGACATACCCCCTGTTGCATGAAGTGCTGGTTCCGGTTTGCCATCCTAAACTTCTGACAGGACGCAAACGAACAACCGCACTGGACGAATTACCGCGTCTGCACCGGCGACAGAACCCTGAGGCTTGGCAACACTACTCTCTGGAAATGGGTACGCCGCTTACCAACCCTGCTATTGGCGCACGCTATGATCTCCACGGTATGTTGATAGAAGCCGCATTGGCAGGTCTCGGCGTTGCGCTAGTACCGCGCCTGTACGTCGAAACCGAACTGGCGTCAGGAAGCCTGATCGCCCCGTGGCCGGCGGGAAAAACCATCTCCAAAACCTTCTGCCTCATCCTCCCCGAGCCGATCGGATTAAGCCGGCAACCAATACAAGCGTTTGCTCAATGGCTATTAGAAGAAGCGAAGAAGGGGGCAACGGTTGGCTCGTAG
- a CDS encoding DUF4142 domain-containing protein produces MANVLKTCALTLFVSVATQGAFAAQDDDFVEEASAKGVAEVEAGKLAQEKGSATDVKSFAEMMVQDHTAANAKLKSIADAKNLKVSDSAELMDKAKAAILELRSAKSFDQAYANNQVKAHEATIALFEKEVSEGKDAEIKAFATETLPKLKIHLEHAKTLSEAHGADTN; encoded by the coding sequence ATGGCAAACGTACTAAAAACTTGCGCACTTACCCTATTTGTCAGCGTAGCCACCCAAGGTGCATTCGCAGCTCAGGATGATGACTTTGTGGAAGAAGCTTCCGCCAAGGGGGTCGCTGAAGTCGAGGCTGGCAAGCTCGCCCAAGAAAAAGGCAGTGCCACCGATGTTAAGAGCTTTGCCGAGATGATGGTCCAAGATCACACGGCGGCCAATGCAAAGCTAAAATCCATAGCAGACGCGAAGAACTTAAAAGTGTCAGACAGCGCGGAGTTGATGGATAAGGCTAAGGCGGCAATCTTGGAACTGCGCAGTGCTAAATCTTTCGATCAAGCCTATGCCAACAATCAGGTTAAGGCGCATGAGGCCACGATTGCACTCTTCGAGAAAGAAGTCTCTGAGGGCAAGGACGCTGAAATTAAAGCGTTTGCCACTGAAACACTTCCTAAACTGAAGATTCATCTGGAGCATGCCAAGACGCTGTCCGAGGCTCACGGTGCCGATACGAATTAA
- a CDS encoding low affinity iron permease family protein produces the protein MKFARFCQALSNWAGSSKTFLLAIVLIGVWGITGPYFHYNDTWQLIINTSTTIITFLMVFLIQNTQNRDNDILHLKIDELIRATKEAQNASLCLESMSSKELRKLRDQYSSLGKSDQGNLEPSDTDAPHELEVRPHSELSG, from the coding sequence ATGAAATTCGCACGGTTCTGCCAAGCACTTTCCAACTGGGCAGGCAGCTCAAAAACCTTTCTTTTGGCTATCGTTTTGATAGGCGTCTGGGGGATCACAGGGCCGTACTTCCATTACAACGACACGTGGCAACTCATCATCAACACGTCGACGACCATCATCACGTTCCTGATGGTATTTCTTATCCAAAATACGCAAAACCGCGACAATGACATTTTGCATCTCAAAATTGACGAGCTGATTCGAGCCACCAAGGAGGCACAAAACGCGAGTCTCTGCTTAGAAAGCATGAGTTCAAAAGAGCTCAGAAAGCTTCGTGACCAGTACAGTTCTCTAGGTAAAAGTGATCAGGGCAATCTCGAGCCGTCCGATACCGATGCCCCACATGAGCTTGAGGTTCGCCCTCATTCTGAACTGAGCGGATGA
- a CDS encoding DUF4142 domain-containing protein has protein sequence MPFWRMPPIVRTPDPKARKWLWVRARWQKYRIKDFAHRTISNNAQLQDKLKALGDRLRMDLHSELSLLGEAKQMRLKSQDGSFDRNYVDGEAGTLEQKCSIPERDAVPENPELKKIRRRRVTGGAQARANG, from the coding sequence ATGCCTTTCTGGAGGATGCCTCCAATAGTGCGTACTCCAGATCCGAAAGCGCGAAAATGGCTTTGGGTAAGAGCCAGATGGCAGAAATACAGAATAAAAGACTTCGCTCATCGGACGATCAGCAACAACGCGCAGCTACAGGATAAGCTCAAGGCGCTTGGTGACAGACTGCGCATGGACTTACACTCAGAGCTCTCTCTACTAGGCGAAGCAAAGCAGATGCGTCTTAAATCGCAGGACGGTTCCTTTGATCGCAATTATGTCGATGGTGAGGCTGGGACTCTTGAACAGAAGTGTTCTATTCCTGAAAGAGACGCTGTCCCCGAAAATCCAGAGCTGAAGAAAATTCGCCGCAGACGAGTTACCGGAGGTGCTCAGGCAAGAGCAAACGGCTAG
- a CDS encoding CinA family protein produces MPIANEIVQYLREHALVVTTAESCTAGKIVTLLSGVEGSGEFIECGYVVYSPQAKQRLLHVSPQTIETFNLTSVEVAKEMAKGALRDSTANAAIATTGILGPDDVDGIPAGTICFAWAFQSDEKCYLFSHEHRFSGGRCRVQEEATEYALRQLLTFIAAHGSAIQVKPDERRRRSSRLEKPKPSPS; encoded by the coding sequence ATGCCCATCGCAAATGAAATAGTCCAATACTTGCGTGAGCACGCCTTGGTCGTGACCACTGCAGAGTCCTGCACCGCAGGTAAAATCGTGACGCTGTTGTCTGGAGTGGAAGGCAGCGGCGAATTCATCGAATGTGGTTATGTGGTCTATTCGCCACAGGCCAAGCAACGATTGCTCCATGTCAGCCCCCAGACTATCGAGACGTTCAACCTGACGAGCGTCGAGGTCGCTAAGGAAATGGCGAAGGGGGCTTTACGAGACAGCACTGCAAATGCCGCCATCGCGACTACGGGGATACTCGGCCCCGACGATGTGGATGGAATTCCTGCGGGCACAATTTGTTTTGCCTGGGCGTTTCAGTCCGATGAAAAGTGCTATCTCTTCAGTCACGAGCACCGATTCTCCGGCGGACGTTGTCGGGTTCAAGAGGAAGCCACGGAATACGCATTACGCCAGCTTCTCACTTTCATCGCCGCGCACGGCTCGGCGATACAGGTGAAGCCTGATGAGCGAAGACGCCGATCATCCAGACTTGAAAAGCCGAAACCGTCCCCTTCGTGA
- a CDS encoding PAS domain S-box protein — protein sequence MLNVDELPECEPSEYESLVAMGTHSLDAIPGAIYLCDRDGWLVRFNREAVNLWGRTPALGENGDRFCGSYRLYTTGGTPLAVDECPMASTLKAGLCARNQEVLIERPDGSRFVALMSIRTLRDRSGIIQGAINCFQDVSAHHAIAEELRRTSSDLEDFFENSAVGLHIVSGEGIILRANKAELSLLGYSANEYIGRHITEFHLDEPVIGDILYRLGSGDCLKSYPARLRAKDGTIKHVAITSNGRFEDGKFFNTRCFTIDVTRVHDAETERQESDDRLAATYEAATIGIAEAGEDGRLLRVNDALCTMLGRSREQLLSMTFLDYTHPDSVEQDAALYALQVAGELDNYVLRKRAVKLDNQALYLDVYSSSVRAPDGSFRYGVRVIQDVTLTREMENRVRESERHMRNLLEALPAAVYTTDAEGRITFYNRAAIELSGRTPQLGDQWCVTWKLFNTDGTHLPHDKCPMAVALKENRPIRGVEAIAERPDGTRVPFTPYPTPLHDADGNLIGAINMLVDITERKQAEDRQKNLIDELNHRVKNTLATVQSLAAQTARNALDAKDGYTRFERRLLALSRAHDLLTKRHWGLTPLGVLAHEVLMPVLSNEPGRVVITGDAIDVDTRVALSLTMTLNELAINALKYGAMSVETGRLSVNWSVQSQLSGALLTLEWREQYGPTVFTPEREGLGSRLMKRCIERDLGGCFELNFAPEGVHCRFSFMVVENKT from the coding sequence ATGTTAAATGTTGATGAGCTCCCCGAATGCGAGCCAAGTGAGTACGAGAGCTTGGTTGCTATGGGGACCCACTCGCTCGATGCCATTCCGGGGGCTATTTATCTATGCGACCGCGACGGTTGGCTCGTCAGGTTCAACCGCGAGGCTGTCAATCTGTGGGGAAGAACACCAGCGCTAGGTGAAAACGGGGACCGTTTTTGCGGCTCGTATCGGCTTTACACTACAGGCGGAACGCCGTTAGCTGTAGACGAGTGTCCGATGGCCTCGACCCTCAAAGCGGGTCTGTGTGCGCGTAACCAGGAAGTGCTGATTGAGCGCCCGGACGGATCGCGATTTGTAGCGCTCATGAGTATCCGCACGCTTAGAGATCGGTCTGGAATAATCCAAGGCGCGATCAATTGCTTTCAGGACGTCTCGGCGCACCACGCCATCGCCGAAGAATTGCGACGCACAAGCTCCGATCTTGAGGACTTTTTCGAGAATAGCGCCGTTGGCCTTCATATTGTTAGCGGCGAGGGGATTATCCTGCGGGCCAATAAAGCGGAGTTGTCGCTGCTGGGCTATTCAGCAAACGAGTACATTGGCCGTCACATCACCGAATTTCATCTGGATGAACCGGTAATCGGCGACATCCTCTACAGGCTCGGTAGCGGTGACTGCCTGAAGAGTTACCCGGCGCGTCTGAGGGCTAAGGATGGCACCATCAAACACGTAGCGATCACTTCCAATGGGCGATTTGAAGACGGAAAATTTTTCAATACCCGTTGCTTCACTATCGATGTGACCCGCGTGCATGACGCCGAGACTGAGCGCCAGGAGAGCGATGACAGGCTTGCGGCTACCTACGAGGCGGCAACCATTGGCATCGCCGAGGCGGGAGAGGATGGCCGGCTGCTGCGCGTGAACGATGCCCTTTGTACCATGCTTGGCCGGTCTCGCGAGCAGCTGCTGTCGATGACTTTCCTAGACTATACCCATCCAGATAGTGTTGAGCAGGATGCAGCGTTATATGCACTGCAGGTGGCGGGTGAGCTGGACAACTACGTATTACGCAAACGGGCCGTGAAGCTCGATAATCAGGCCCTTTATCTGGATGTTTATAGCTCGTCGGTAAGGGCTCCTGATGGCAGCTTTCGCTATGGTGTGCGCGTCATACAGGACGTCACACTGACCCGAGAAATGGAAAATCGGGTGCGTGAAAGCGAGCGACACATGCGCAATCTGCTAGAGGCGCTGCCTGCGGCGGTCTACACCACCGACGCCGAGGGGCGTATTACATTCTATAACCGTGCGGCAATCGAGTTATCGGGGCGAACGCCGCAACTGGGCGATCAGTGGTGCGTAACGTGGAAGTTGTTTAACACCGATGGAACCCACCTCCCTCACGATAAATGCCCAATGGCCGTGGCGCTTAAGGAAAACCGGCCCATACGGGGCGTCGAGGCCATTGCGGAGCGGCCGGATGGCACCCGCGTGCCCTTTACTCCGTATCCAACCCCTCTGCACGATGCCGATGGAAACCTGATCGGCGCTATCAATATGCTCGTGGATATTACCGAGCGAAAGCAGGCCGAAGACCGGCAAAAAAACCTAATTGACGAGCTTAATCATCGGGTCAAGAACACGTTGGCTACGGTCCAGTCCCTGGCGGCCCAGACAGCGCGCAATGCACTGGATGCCAAGGACGGATATACCCGGTTCGAGCGCCGACTGCTTGCGTTGTCGCGTGCCCACGACCTGCTGACGAAGCGGCATTGGGGCCTTACTCCGCTGGGGGTTCTAGCCCATGAAGTGTTAATGCCGGTATTGAGCAATGAGCCCGGCCGCGTCGTGATCACCGGTGATGCTATTGATGTTGACACCCGCGTCGCCCTGAGCCTGACGATGACGCTTAATGAACTGGCAATCAATGCGCTTAAATATGGAGCGATGTCCGTCGAGACGGGCAGACTGTCAGTGAACTGGAGCGTTCAATCCCAACTGAGCGGAGCGCTACTCACACTGGAATGGCGCGAACAGTATGGCCCCACCGTGTTCACGCCGGAGCGCGAAGGATTGGGTTCGCGACTGATGAAACGCTGTATCGAGCGCGATTTAGGCGGTTGTTTTGAACTCAACTTCGCCCCTGAGGGCGTTCACTGTCGCTTCTCGTTCATGGTCGTTGAGAACAAAACATGA
- the xth gene encoding exodeoxyribonuclease III, whose translation MQNLKIATFNVNGIGARLPNLLHWLEKERPDIVCLQELKAKDKAFPAGDLEAAGYGSLHHGQAAWNGVAILARDSEPLLIHKGLPGTEDDTQSRYLEAAVHGVIVGCLYLPNGNPQPGPKFDYKLKWFEHLIAHAETLQASEHPVVLAGDYNVVPTDFDIYNTRSWLKDALLQPESRECFQRLLSQGWIDSVRHLYPEERVYTFWDYFRQHWQKNSGLRIDHLLLNPVLAPHLKDAGVDAWVRGEEHASDHAPTWIEISPRQTKSKRKSK comes from the coding sequence ATGCAAAACCTCAAGATCGCCACATTTAACGTCAACGGCATAGGCGCGCGCCTGCCCAACCTTCTGCATTGGCTTGAAAAAGAGCGCCCGGACATCGTATGCCTTCAGGAGTTGAAGGCAAAGGACAAAGCTTTTCCCGCAGGCGATCTAGAGGCGGCCGGCTACGGCTCACTGCACCATGGCCAAGCCGCCTGGAACGGAGTGGCCATTCTTGCGCGCGATTCCGAACCGCTCCTGATTCATAAAGGCCTGCCTGGTACTGAAGACGACACGCAGTCTCGATACCTGGAAGCTGCTGTCCATGGTGTGATCGTCGGGTGCCTGTATCTTCCAAATGGAAATCCGCAACCCGGGCCTAAATTTGATTACAAGCTCAAGTGGTTTGAGCATCTGATAGCGCATGCCGAAACACTACAAGCCAGCGAACACCCGGTTGTCCTCGCGGGTGACTACAACGTTGTGCCCACCGACTTTGATATCTACAACACCCGCTCGTGGCTCAAGGATGCACTCCTTCAGCCTGAGAGCCGCGAGTGCTTTCAAAGGTTGTTGAGCCAAGGTTGGATTGACTCGGTGAGGCACCTATATCCGGAAGAGCGTGTGTACACGTTCTGGGACTATTTCCGTCAGCACTGGCAGAAGAACTCTGGCTTGCGCATCGACCATCTTCTGCTGAACCCGGTGCTTGCTCCCCACCTGAAAGACGCCGGCGTGGACGCATGGGTTCGGGGCGAAGAGCACGCCAGTGATCACGCCCCGACATGGATTGAGATCTCACCCCGACAAACCAAGTCAAAAAGGAAGTCAAAGTGA
- a CDS encoding RES domain-containing protein, which produces MAKQRTESSEGRATPPTDLAASVTPVPAATLHVTFTVIAKGDLLHRVHQDKYQPDQFNPGVHGNARFSPIQDDQGRAIPTLYGGTTVDCALMETVFHDVPHTAGFKSFDKGKLTGQVHSAVQISQPLHLVDLSSVPLRKLGITRKQLIDTEKDQYPATRKWAEAIHRQCPDAQGLSWVSRQDDLARAVVLFGDRIPDGALHPQGASRSLTGDSTVFDTVLNLAERIGVVIIAGKS; this is translated from the coding sequence ATGGCTAAGCAGCGTACCGAGTCCAGTGAGGGTAGGGCGACGCCTCCCACGGATTTGGCGGCGTCCGTTACCCCAGTGCCTGCGGCTACGTTGCACGTCACTTTCACCGTGATCGCCAAAGGCGATCTGCTTCATCGTGTGCACCAGGATAAGTATCAGCCTGATCAATTCAATCCTGGTGTGCACGGCAACGCACGCTTCAGCCCGATCCAGGATGATCAGGGGCGGGCGATTCCCACCTTGTATGGAGGCACGACAGTCGATTGCGCCTTGATGGAGACCGTCTTCCACGACGTTCCCCATACGGCTGGGTTTAAGAGCTTCGACAAGGGCAAGCTGACTGGACAGGTGCATTCTGCCGTCCAGATTAGCCAACCGCTGCACCTAGTGGACCTGTCCAGCGTGCCCCTGCGGAAACTGGGCATCACGCGCAAACAACTGATCGACACTGAGAAAGACCAGTACCCTGCAACGCGCAAATGGGCCGAGGCAATCCACCGTCAGTGTCCAGATGCCCAAGGGCTGTCTTGGGTGTCGCGACAAGATGATTTGGCACGTGCGGTGGTGCTCTTCGGTGACCGGATTCCTGACGGCGCACTCCATCCGCAGGGAGCGTCACGCAGCTTGACCGGCGACTCGACTGTATTCGACACGGTGCTCAATCTGGCAGAGCGGATTGGGGTCGTTATCATCGCGGGAAAAAGCTGA
- a CDS encoding type II toxin-antitoxin system ParD family antitoxin: protein MATRNVVLPPHLEQVIQDLVQSGRYQNASEVTREGLRLLEQRVAEDTAKIEALRQAISIGIMDLEHGRFTQVNEGDLEHFLDGLSLEATLPARQKH, encoded by the coding sequence ATGGCAACGCGAAACGTTGTGCTGCCCCCTCACCTGGAACAGGTTATACAGGACCTGGTTCAGTCCGGTCGTTACCAGAATGCCAGCGAAGTAACGCGAGAAGGGTTGCGCCTATTGGAACAGCGCGTTGCCGAAGACACTGCCAAAATTGAGGCCCTGCGTCAGGCGATCTCGATCGGCATCATGGACCTTGAGCACGGTCGCTTTACTCAAGTGAACGAAGGGGATCTGGAGCACTTTCTCGACGGCTTGAGCCTGGAGGCTACCCTCCCCGCGCGCCAGAAACACTGA
- a CDS encoding type II toxin-antitoxin system ParD family antitoxin: MATRNVVLTPHQEQVIQDLVQSGRYQNASEVMREGLRLLEQRVAEDTAKIEALRQATSIGIMDLEHGRFTQLNEGSLEHYLEGLSEEATISSREKH, translated from the coding sequence ATGGCGACGCGAAACGTTGTGCTGACCCCTCACCAGGAACAGGTTATCCAGGATCTGGTTCAGTCCGGCCGTTATCAGAACGCCAGCGAGGTAATGCGGGAAGGCTTACGACTATTGGAACAGCGCGTCGCCGAAGACACCGCCAAAATTGAGGCCCTACGTCAGGCGACCTCGATCGGCATCATGGACCTTGAGCACGGGCGCTTCACGCAGTTGAACGAAGGGAGTCTGGAGCACTACCTCGAGGGCTTGAGCGAGGAGGCAACGATCTCCTCGCGCGAGAAACACTGA